The sequence CTTGAACAGCTTTTCGGCTATGACCTTGAAATCCTCTTTTCCACCCAGCATGAGCGCCCGGTACCCCGCCGTCTCCAGTATCCGGATCAAGGTGTAGTTGTACGGGTCGCTCTCGCCTATGCTGACGATGTAGCGCCCACCCTTGTACTCGAAGTAACGGTCCACCCTGATGCTGAAGGGGGTTGCTGCACCGTCACCCGAATGGATGATCCTGTTGCGGCTCCAGTTGGCGGAAAGCGCGTTCAGGACCGAATCGACGATACTCGCCGTGTCATGTGTGTTCACCGGACAGACCCAGGTGGTCACCTGCGGGACGGCCGGTATGGCAGGGGGGGGCGACGCCACCTTGGCCGGAGTTGCTGTAGGTGCCGGAGTCAGGGCCGGAGCCGGAGCCGGGGGCGACGCCGGTGTGGATGTGGGCGCAGGAGCCGGTTTAGGAGCCGGTGCGGGAACCGGTTTGGCGGCCGGTGCCTTTGGAGCTGCAACGGCAGGTTCCGGAGCGCGAGGCGCCTCGGCGACAGGCTCGGGAGCCCTGGGAGCCACCGCGGGAGCAGGTGCCGGAGCCTTGACGGCCTCGGCTTTATTCTTCTCTCTCGCTTCCTTCGCTTCCTTCGCTTCCTTCGCTTCTTTAGCCTCTTTAGCCTCTTTAGCAGCCTTCGGCGCGTGCTCATGGAGCGCCGCCGCCGGGATCAGCAGGGTCTTCCCGACTTCAAGCGACTTGATGTTGCGTATGCCGTTCACCTCAACGATGGAAGGGATGAGGCGTTCCGCCTGTTCGTTGGACAGGCCGAACCGGGCAACCAGGATCTTGAAGATATGATCCCCCGGCCGCACCGTGTAACGAACGTACTCCCCTTGTGCCGTTTCGGGACGGGCCTTCTTCGCCGCCGGGGCCACCTTTGCGCTCGGCTCCTTCTTTACGGGAGCCTGCTTCTTGCTCTTGGGCACCTGCTTGGGTGACGGCTTGGCAGGCGCCGGCTGCTGTTGCCGCTCCAGCTCCTTCAGATCGATCTGGAATTCAGGCGAGGCCGCGTTCAGTTGGGCGGGAAGCAGAAGGAGGGCGGCAAGGAGCGCTCCCTTTTTGGCATGGATCATCGGTAGCCTCATATCAACGGTAATAGACCACCAGGGCCTTAATCTTGCTGCTGTCCTTGTGGCGATAAATAGTGAGAGCCAGGTTCCCGGGGGCGGAGCACTGCTCGATGACGTACCCGCCTTTCGGGGCGCTCGACTCGACGCGGTAGCTGTCCACGCCACCGAACTGCCTCAGCACCCTCTTGAACAGGTCATCGGAGATGACCCCGCCGGAAACCGGTATCACCTGGATGGCCCGGTACAGGTTGTTCTCTTTGAAGAGTTTGTACTCCGCCCTAAGGCCGACGTAGCGCACCCATCCCGGATTTTTCCTGCCGTACTCGGCGTCGAGCTTGGCCCCCTCCAGCATCTCCGGGAGCTTTTCGATTCCCTTTTGGGGCGATGCCTGCGGCTGGGCGGGAGCGGACGGAGCGGGCTGCGCGGGGGGCACCTTCGCTGCGGGTGGCGCCTGAGGCGTTGGGCTTTGCACCGGGGCTGCCGCCTTCGGAGCAGTCTGCACAGCAGGGGGAGTGCTCCCTGGCTTGCGGGGCGACGCGGGCTTATCCACAGGTTTCTCAGGAGGGGCCGACATCTTCCCCGCGAGGTAGGAAACCAAAGGTACGGCGAGAAGAAGCAGCAGCGGCACGATAAAGAGGTACGGCCTGCGCCGCTTGACCTGCTGGGCCTTGCGAAGTGCCTCAGCCACGGTCTCCCCGGCGTAATATCCCCCGCCCACCACCGTCGTCTCGTCGGCGACGGCAGCAGTAGACGGCGTTTGCCGGGAAGCCGCGTCCACCACTTTCCTGCCTACCTCGACGTGGTCCTCAACCTCGAGCATGGAGGCATCTATCGGTGCGATGTCCGCCTCGGCCCGCTGCATGGCCTCCTCAAATGCCGAGGCCGCCGCTTTCCCAGCGGCGCGCGGCACTTGGGGATACTCCTCGGCCACCTTCGGTTCAGGCACTTCCGATTCCGGCGCTTTGGGAGTGAAGGCCTCCGGCTCCCAGGCCTTCGGCTGGAACGGAACGAAGGGAGGCGCCTCACCCTCCTCCTCGTCCTGATGCCCCTCTTCTTTACCAGCAACGACTGGCGTCACTTCTGGGACGGGAACGGCTCCCTTCGCCCTCACGGGCGTACGCTTTACCGCCGCTGCGGTTTCCGACACCTGCGGTTCCGGGGCTTGCGGCCCCTGCGCCGGTGTATCCTCCACCGGCAGCTCCTGTTCCGGCGGCTCCGGGAGCGCAATCCCGGCCAGAAGCGCGGCTACGCTTCGCTCCAGGAAGGCGTCGGTCATGGCGAGGTCGAGCGAGGTCCTCCCCTGCCTTTTGGCCTGGGCGGCGTCCTCGCTGTCTCCGGCCAAAAGCACGAGTTTGCCGCCGGAGGGGAGCATCTTGTCGAGATGACGCAGCAGGATATCGCCGGAAAAACCGGAGATGCGGCTCTGCACGAAGGTGAATTCCGGGGAAGAGGCGGTAAGTTCGAGCTCTCCCAGGGGGAGGGTCGAGGCGGTCTGCAACTGCAGGGAACCCTGCTCCGCCATGGACTGGAAGATACGTTGCACCCTTTCGGTGTCTGCAATGAGTAGGACGCGCGTCACTGTTTCCCCTTGGTTTTTAACGGCACATTCTAGGGGAGGTAAAACGAATAATCAACAGCATTCATTTATGTGAGGGCTTTACAAGATGGCCCCAGCGCGATTGGTTGCGCTGTCCGGCGGTAATGTGTTACATTTCCGCCGGGTCGGCAGCGCCGCCCGCCTGGAGTCCCAATGCAAGCTGTCGTAAAGAAACTTTCCTTGCTGCTGCTCGCGCTCGTGCTGACCGGCTGCAGCACGACCTATGTCCCGGTCAGCTTCGGGCAAGGGGACCTGGCGAAGAAACTCTCCCATGAGGACCCGTTTCTTTGTCTTCTCTTCGACCGTTACGACCCGCAACGCAGTACCCTTAGTGTTTCCGGGGCCTCCTTCGACGAGGTCATGATGCCGAGCGAGGTGAAGTACCATCTCGGGGCCTACCGGCGCGACTCGAAAGTGATCTACCGCAACCTCTACCAGGAGTACACCCGGGATCAGCTCTGCTCCCTCATGCTGCACGAGTTCTCGCACCACATCTGGTATTACGGGATGAAGCAGGAACAGCGCGACGCCTGGCGCGCGCACATGGCGGCACATCCCACGGCGCTGCAGGCGCTGGTGCGCAGCACGTACCGGCCCGGCTCCGACTTCGACACCGAGGACTTCGCCTTCACCGTCGAACACGCCCGTCCCGTGGACCTGGACGAGCTGGCGACCCTGAAGATCATCACCCAAGAGGACCGGGACGCACTCATGGCGCTCCGTTTTCCGGGGAAGGCCGCGGCGGCGACAGGCAAAGCGACCCGCAGCGCAGACACCGATCACCCGGCACAGACACAACTGCAAGCAAAGGAACATCTCTAGCGCCATGAAGATAATTGACCGACTGGACCGGAAGTTCGGCCGCTACGCCATCCCGAATATCACCATCTACCTCATCGCGGGGCAATCCTTCTTCTACCTCATGTACATGACGGGGAAGCTGGACCGGATGGCGACCTACTTCTCCGCCGACCTCTTCATGTCGGGTGAATGGTGGCGCATCTTCACCATCCCGTTCGACCCGCCGCGCTCCAGCCTCATCTTCACCCTGATCGCCTGGTATTTCTTCTACATGCTCGGCTCTACCCTTGAGGAACACTGGGGCGCCTTCCGGTACAACATTTACCTCATCCTGGGGTGCCTGATCACCTTCCTGGCGTCCTTTTTGATACCGTCATACCCGGTAAGCAACGCCTTCCTGGCAGGCTCGGTCTTCCTCGCCTTCGCCACGCTCTTCCCGGAGTTCCAGATACTGCTCTTCTTCATCCTGCCGGTACGCATCAAGTGGCTCGCCCTTCTCACCTGGCTCGGCTACGCCTACCAGCTCGTCTTCGGTGGGTGGCCCGCCCGGGTCATGGTGCTTGCAGCCACGGCCAACTACCTGATCTTCTTCGCGCACGACATCTACCTGAACCTGCGCCACGGCAAGAGGCAGATCGCGAAGAAGGTGCGCTTCGCCCCGCGCGAGGAGGTGCTGGTGCACCGGTGCACCACCTGCGGCATCACGGAGAAGACGCACCCTGACATGGACTTCCGATACTGCCCCAAGTGCAACGGGCAGTACGGCTACTGCAGGGATCACATCTTCAGCCACGAACACAAGAAATAGACCGCCAACAAGATAGCGGCGCAAGGAGAAACAAGGGATGCTTGAAAAGCTGAGCGGCATACAGGGAAAGTTAAACAACTTGGGCGACGAGGTCTACCAGACCTGGAGCTACGAGCAGCGCCACGAAGAGATCGGCAAACTTGTGCAAGGGTACCGAAACGGGCTGCCGGTCCAGATCCTGTGTCAGCTCTCCGCCTCCATCGCCGGAGGCACCGTTGAGGCCGCCGCGCACCTCGAAGCCCTCATCTCCCGCCGGGAGCGCAAGGCGATCGTCAACCGCGAGGCAGGAAGCGACAAGGCGCTGCGCGCCCTGCTGGAGGCGGCCCTGCTGCCGGTGCGGCAGTAATCGCGGAGTCCCGGCCTCGTGCGGAGAACCGGCCGCACACCCGCCGCTGGGGGTGACATGGAACGACTCACCTTGATAGGGATGCCAGGCTCCGGCAAGAGCGCCATCGGCCGTACCGTCGCCGCGCGGCTCGGCTGGGAGTTCATCGACACCGATCATTGCATCGAGCAGCGCTTCGGGAAAAAGCTGCAGGCCGTGGTCGACGAGCTCGATGCGGAAGAATTCCGCCGGGTCGAGGAGGAGACCGTGCTGGCGCTTGCCCCTGACGACCACGCCGTCATCTCCACCGGGGGAAGCGTGGTCTATTCGGACGCCGCCATGCGTCACCTCGCCTCGCTCTCCACCATCATCTTCCTCGCCCTCCCAGTTCAAAAGCTGCATGAACGTATAGCAAGCGAAGCACCGCGCGGCATTGTCGGGATGAGTGAAGGCGGTCTCGATGAGCTGTACGAACGGCGCTTCGCACTGTATCAGAAGCATGCTCACCACGTTGTGCTGCTGAACGACGAGACTCTCGAAGAGGCCGCAACCAGGATACTGTCCCAGTTCCGTCTCACATCAAACCACTGACAGCAACCGCCACGTTGACTTTGCCGGTGCCGTGCCCTAATATCTATACCCATGTCTGAAACAGCCAGCACAATAACGTCTTCCCGGTTCAGTCTATCCAACATGACCCTGATCCAGAAGATAACGGCAGGCTACGCAGCCATGGCGCTCTTCACCGCCGCGGCCCTGGTCTTCTCTTCCTACAACATCTACCGCAGCACCAACATCTCCCGGGATATCGCCAACAAAGAGCTCCCCGTCATCAGCGCCCTCATCGAGCTGCGCACCTCGCTGCTGGCACAGGAAAGTTTCGCCGGAAAGTACGTCATCCTTAGGGACCCTGCGTTCATAGACCTTTTTCACCAGCGGCAGGCCGAGGCGCAGGCGAGCCTCACCATGCTGGAGCGGACGCCCCCCACACCGGATCTAACGGAGCTGAAGCGGCTCTATCTCGAATACCAGAAGGCCTCGGAAAAGGTCTTTTCCGGCCAATCGGCGGGGACCGGAGCGCTGCGTACCCCGGCGCTCCGGGTCCTGAACGCCATCGATACGAGCTACCTTAAACGCAGGGACAAGCTGAAGGTGGTGCTCGCGCGCGCCGACGAACAGCAGAAGCGGACCGTCTGGTGGACCATCGCCATCTCCTGCACCGGCTTTCTCCTCGCCATCGGCGTCGCCCCGGTGGTCACCTACCGCACCTTCGGAGCGATCAGGGAGCTGCAAAGCGCCACGCACCGGATCGCCGCCGGCGACTTCGACTACCGCCCCGAGGTCCCCTACGGCGACGAGATCAGCGACCTCGCCCGCGACTTCACCAAGATGGCGGCGCGGCTCAAGGTACTCGAACAGATGAGCCTCGACGCAAGCCCGCTCACCCGGCTCCCCGGGAACATAGCGATAGAGCGGGTGCTCGAGGAGCGGCTGCAAGGCGGCGCCCCTTTCGCCTTCTGCTACGCCGACCTCGACAACTTCAAGCCGTACGGCGACCACTACGGCTACGCCAAGGGAAGCGAACTGCTCCGCCTGACCGGCGACCTGATCCAGGCAGCGGTGAAAGACAACGGGGGGGGGGATGGCTTCGTCGGGCACGTGGGGGGGGACGACTTCGTCATGGTGATCCCTATGGACCGGGTGAAGCCGGTCTGCGAGGAAGTGATCAGCAGCTTCAATGCCGAGGTGGTCAAACACTACTCCCCCGAAGACCTGAGGGCCGGCGGGATCGAGGGGAGCGACCGCTACGGCGTGCAGCGCTTCTTCCCGGTGATGACCATCTCCATCGCGGTGATCGTCTGCGGCAGGGACCAGTTCGCCTCCGCCGTCGAGATCGCGAGGGCCGCAGCCAAGGTGAAGGACCGTGCCAAGGGGAAGACTGGGAGCACCTACCTGATCGGGACCCCGGAAAGGGAGACTGCATGAGAAAGACGCTGCTACTCATCCCGATCCTCCTATGCTGCGGAGGGTGTGCCAACACCCGGACCGGGGAGGCCAACCTTTTCGACCGCTACAGCGGATCCCGCCAGCTCGCGCGGGCAACGACGCTGCTCCAGGAAGGAGACGCCACCGGTGCCGCCGGACTTCTTACCGCGGTTTGCAACGAACCCGGCGTGGCGGGAGTGACCGACGAGGCGCTCTTCCGCCTGGCCCTTCTGACCATGAAAACCAAGGCGGACCGTCCCGCATCGGCCCAGGCGCAGCGCCTCTTGCGGCGGCTGAAGAAGGAGTATCCGGCGAGCCAGTGGACCCTGCTGGCGGCTCCGGTAACCGACCTGGTGAACCTGGCCGAAGAACAGAAACGACAAAACCGCGCCCTGCGCACCAGCAACCAAGCGCTCAACCGCGAGATGGAGGAGCTGAGCCAGCGCATCGAGCAGTTGAAACACCTGGACCAGGAACTGGAGAAGAAGTCCCGCTAGAGCGGTGCGGTGCAACGTGTAAAGAAAGAGGCGGCCCTATGGGTCGCCTCTTTCTTTCTTGCAGGTCAGGGGAGTTCCAGCGGCGGCTCATCCAGCGCCGCCAGCTGCTCGCGCAACTGGAGCAGATGCTCACCCCAGTAGCGCACCGTGTTGAACCAGGGGAAGGCGACGGGGAAAGCGGGATCATCCCAGCGCCGGGCAAGCCACGCGCTGTAATGCATCATGCGCAGCGCCCGCAGGGGCTCGATGAGGCGCAGCTCGGCAGGGTTGAAATCGTAAAACTCGCGGTACCCCTTTACGAGCTGGGCAAGCTGCGCCAGCTGGCGCGGCCGGTCTCCCGAGAGCATCATCCAGAGGTCCTGGACCGCCGGCGCCATGCGCGCGTCGTCGAAGTCGACAAAATGGGGGGCGTCGTCGCGCCACAGGATGTTCCCGGCGTGGCAGTCGCCGTGAGCCCGGACGCAGGCGAGCTGCGGTACCGAGGCGAAGGCATCGTCGATCCCCTGCAAAAGCTGCCGCGTCACCGCCTGGTAGCTCTCGCGGTACTCGTCCGGTATGAAACGCTCGGCGATGAAGGCGGAGCTGTCGTAGCCGAAGTCGCCGCTTGTGAGCGCGGGGCGGTGCTCGAAGGGGCGCACTGCGCCGATACTGTGGATCCGGCCCAACATGCGGCCGAGGATCAGGAGGTTCGCGTCGTTGTCGAACTCGGGGGCGTGCCCCCCCTGGCGCGGGTAGAGCGCGAAGCGGAACCCCTTGTAGTGGAAGAGGCTCGCACCGGCCTGGTTCAGCCAGGGGGCCACCACGGAGAGCTCGTGGCCGGCGAGTTCGAGGGTGAAGCGGTGCTCCTCGATGATCTGGTCGTCGCTCCAGCGCCCGGGCCGGTAGAACTTGGCGATGAGCGGCTTTTCCTCCTCTATCCCCACCTGGTAGACGCGGTTCTCGTAGCTGTTGAGGGCCGAGGTGCGGCAGTCACAGCGGAACCCCTGGCTCTCCACGGCGTCCATGATGAAGTTCGGGGTCAGGGTGTGAAACGGGTGCTGCGCGTCATGCATAGGACTCTCCTGCGTGTTTTTGACCGATGCACAATAACATCAATTGCGGCGGGAACCAAGAGATGAGTCGGGGAACCTGGAGGGCACAAAAAAGCCTGCAACGTCCGTCACGCTGCAGGCTGGGTAACCGGTTACTCGGTCCTGTCAGAAAAGCGTCCTGGTGATCATGTCGGCAGGCGCCTGCAGCGGCCCGAGCGGGTTCACCTGGTCGGTCATCTGGTCGATCTTGGGCTCGCCGCTGGAAAGCTTGTACGCCACATGATGGTTCACGAAAACGATGAGCGCCTTGAAACGCCAGCCAGTCTCGTGGGTCTTGCGCTTGAAGTTCAGGATATCAAGCCAGAAGTTGCCGACCCGCTTGCTGTAGTTGCGCTTGGGCTCGAAGACGTAAGCGCGGCAATCCTCGCGCGCCCTCAAGCACGCCTGCAGCCCCGGGTCGATGTCCTTCGCCGGCATCCCCTGCAGCATGGCGGCAATGTCCAGGTAGTTGAGGACCCTGATGTTCGGCGAAGACTTGACGTCGAACCCCATCTTCTGCAGGTCCTCCACGGTCGTCTTCCCGACTATGATACTGTCAAAGGAGGCCTTCGCCGCGTCGTACTCCTGCCACGGCGACTCGGTGATCGCCTTCGACCTCGGTAGCAGATTGGAGCAGCCGACCTGTGTCAGCAGCAACAGGAAAAACATGATCTTGATAAGCGATGCGTTGCACATGAGAAGCTCCTTCCGTACACCGCCTGAAAAACAATGAGCAGATTATAACGTACTTTCTCGTTAAATCGTCGGGGCTATCCCTTCTTTTTCCGGGCCTTCAGACCGCAGTACGGGCACCGCTTCTGCGGCACCCCCCTGTTGCAGGAGCCGCACCAGAAAGGCTCAGGCTCCTCCTCCCGGCAGACGGCACAACCTTTTCTCTCTTCAGGAGTGTGGCTGCATTTTTCTCCGCCCGTCATGGTCTCCTCCCTGCCCCCGTCGCTAGGGGAGCATCTTCGCGAGGTACTGCCCCGTGTAGGAGCGCTCGACGCGAGCCACCTGCTCCGGGGTGCCGACTGCGATGATCTCTCCGCCGCGGTCCCCGCCTTCCGGCCCGAGGTCGATGATCCAGTCCGCCGTCTTGATGACGTCCAGGTTGTGCTCGATCACCACGATGGTATTCCCCGCCTCCACGAGCTTGTGCAGCACCTCCAAAAGCTTCGCGATATCGGCGAAATGAAGGCCCGTGGTCGGCTCGTCCAGGATGTAGATGGTGCGCCCGGTAGCGCGCTTGGAGAGTTCCTTGGCGAGCTTCACGCGCTGCGCCTCGCCGCCGGAGAGGGTCGTGGCCGACTGGCCGAGCTTTATGTAGCCGAGCCCTACCTCTTCCAGGGTCTGCAGCTTCGTCCTGATGCGCGGGATGTGCTCCAGGAAAACGAGGGCCTGCGAGACCGTCATGTCCAGGACCTCGGCGATGGAGTGCCCCTTGAAGCGCACCTCGAGGGTTTCGCGGTTGTAACGGGCCCCCTTGCAGACCTCGCACTCCACGTACACGTCCGGGAGAAAGTGCATCTCTATCTTTATGATGCCGTCCCCCGAGCAGGCCTCGCAGCGCCCCCCCTTCACGTTGAAGGAGTAGCGTCCCGGCTTGTAGCCGCGCACCTTCGATTCCGGCAGCTGGGCGAAGATCTCCCGGATCTCGGTAAAGAGCCCGGTGTAGGTCGCCGGGTTCGAGCGCGGTGTCCGCCCGATGGGGGACTGGTCGATGTTGATGACCTTGTCGAGCACCTCGGTGCCGCGGATCGCCCGCACCGCCCCCGCCTTCTCGCGGCTCTTGTAGAGGCGCTGGTTCAGCGTCTTGTACAGGGTGTCGATGATGAGTGACGACTTGCCCGAACCCGAGACGCCGGTGATGCAGGTCATCACCCCGAGCGGCACGTCGACGCTCACGTTCTTCAGGTTGTTCTCCGCCGCCCCCTCGATGTGCAGGAAGCGGTGCCCTTTCCTGCGCTTTTTAGGTATCGGGATGGTGAGCGCGCCGGAGAGGTAGCGCCCGGTCAGGGAGTGCGGGTTCGCCATGATCTCGGCCGGAGTCCCCTCTGCCACCACCTCGCCACCGTGCACCCCTGCCCCCGGCCCCATGTCGATGACCCAGTCCGCCTCGGTGATGGTCTCCTCGTCGTGCTCAACGACGAGCACCGTGTTGCCGATGTCGCGCAGGTGCCGAAGCGTCGAGAGCAGACGCCCGTTGTCGCGCTGGTGCAGCCCGATGGAAGGCTCGTCGAGGATGTAGAGGACCCCGACGAGCGATGAGCCGATCTGGGTGGCGAGCCTGATCCTCTGTCCCTCACCCCCTGAAAGGGTCCCGGAGGAGCGGTCCAGGGAGAGGTAGTCGAGCCCTACGTTGACCAGGAAGTTCAGGCGCTCCCTGATCTCCTTCAGGATCCTGCGTGCGATGTCCTCTTCCTTGTCGGTAAGCGACAGCGCGGCGAAGAAGGCGAGGGAGTCCTTGATGGAAAGCGCGGTCACCTGCCGGATGTTTCTTTCCCCCACCGTCACGTGGAGCGCCTCCTTTTTGAGGCGCGCACCCTCGCAGGTCGGGCACGGCATAACCCCCATGTACTTCTCGAGCTCCTCGCGCACCTGCTCCGATTCGCTCTCGCGGTGGCGCCGCTCCAGGTTGTTCAGCACCCCTTCGAAGGCCTTCTTGTAGTTGTGCTTCTTCCCGGTCTCGTCGATCCACCAGAACTCGACCTGTTCCCCTTGCGAGCCGTTCAGGATCACGTCCTTCGCCTTCTTCGAGAGGCTCTTGAAGGGGGCATGCATGTCGAAGCCGTAGGCCTTGGCGAGCGCGGCGAGCGTCTGCTGGTACCACCCGGAGAAGCGCTTCTCCCAGGGTGCGATGGCGCCGTCGGCGAGCGAGAGTTCAGGCTCCGGGATGACCAGCTCGGCGTCGAGGTACATGCGCGTGCCAAGGCCGGTGCAGTCCGGGCAGGCGCCGTAAGGGTTGTTGAAGGAGAACATGCGCGGGGTCATCTCGGGATAGGAGATGCCACACTCGATGCAGGCCGCCGACTCCGAGAAGAGGTGGGTCTCGGCCTTCACACCGCGGCTTTCATCCTCGGAGAGCGCCACCTTCACGATCCCCTCAGCATGGGAGAGCGCCGTCTCCAAGGAATCCGCGAGACGCTTCTCGAAACCCGGCTTCACCACCAGACGGTCCACCACGATGTCGATGTCGTGCTTTTTCTTCTTGTCGAGGGTGATCTCCTCGGCGAGGTCGTGGGTCTCGCCGTCGACGACGACCCTGACGAAGCCGTCCTTTCTAAGCTGCGCCAGTTCCTTTTTGTACTCCCCCTTCCTGCCGCGCACGATCGGGGAGAGCAGGGTCAGCTTCGCCCCCTGGGGGAGCGCAGCGATCTGGTCCACCATCTGCGACACCGTCTGCGACGTGATGAGCCTGCCGCAGTTGTAGCAGTGCGGCTTGCCGATGCGGGCGAAGAGCAGGCGGAGGTAATCGTAGATTTCGGTGACGGTCCCCACCGTCGACCGGGGGTTCTTGCTGGTAGTCTTCTGTTCGATGGAGATGGCCGGGGAGAGTCCCTCGATCGATTCGACGTCGGGTTTCTCCATCTGCTCCAGGAACTGCCGTGCATAGGCGGAGAGGGACTCGACGTAGCGCCGCTGCCCCTCCGCGTAGATGGTGTCGAAGGCGAGCGTCGATTTCCCCGAGCCGGATATGCCGGTGATGACCACGAGCTGGTCGCGCGGGATTTCGACGTCGATGCATTTGAGGTTGTGCTCGCAGGCACCTTTTACGATGATCTTGTTCGTTGCCATGATGCTCCCGATGAAAATTATCTGCGTGGCGCGCCGGGCGCGCGACTGTTAAATATAGCACACCGCCCCGCTTATTGTCGGGACGGCACCTCCATTATAATGAGAATTTCGACCATACCACAAGGTAAACACCTTTCAGTTTTTTCGCACCCCTGCCGATAAGGGAACAAGCACACTCCCGGAACCAGTCCGGGGAGTCGGAACATGTTACGGAGGCGCCCATGAACCGCCCTTTTGCAGCCCATATCGCACGCATCACCCTCGCCGCCTGGCTGGCCGCGACCTATCCCGTACTTGCACTGGGGGCCGACGCCCCTGCACCCGCTCCCGCCAAGGAGGCACCCACCAAAGATAGCGCGGCCAAGGAGAGCGCCGAGGCACAGACCCTAAAGGCCGCCGAAGCGAAGCTGGCCGCCCTCGCCAGGGAAGTGGAATCGGGGAAGTCCGCGGCCCAGGTCAGCAAAAAGAAGGGGGGCAAAAAGCAGGTCAAGGGGAAGAAAAAGAAGGTAACGAAGGGTAAGAAAAGCGCGAAGGGCAAGGGGGGGGGCGCGGCGGTCAATGCGAAGGTCACGAACCGGCGCATGACCCAGCCCGAGGTGCAGAGGATCCTCTCCTCCACGCGCGACTTCTCCGGTGCCGACCTAAGCGGACTAAACCTTGTGGGTTACGACCTGGCGGGCGCCAAATTCAACCGCACCAACCTGCAGTCCGCGAACCTCGAGCGGGCGAACCTGGCGGAGACCGACCTCGAGCTCGCCGACCTGACCGGCGCCAACCTGCGCGGCGCCTCGCTGAACCAGGCACGCCTCAGGGGAACCCGAATGGCGGGGGCCAAGCTCGATGGGGCGCTTTGGACCGACAAGACCATCTGCCGTCCCGGCTCGGTCGGGACCTGCATCGAGTAAGAGAAGATGGTACCAGCCCAAGATCATCGCCTATCGGCATAAAAAAGCCCCCGGAGTTTCCCCCGGGGGCTTTTTGCGTTTAAAGGTAGTCTTAAATCCTGACTACGTTGGCCGCCTGGAGACCTTTCGGCCCCTGCTGCACGTCGAAAGTTACGGAATCGCCTTCTGCCAGGGACTTGAAGCCGTCGGACTGGATCGCGGAGAAGTGTACGAACACATCCTCACCGTTCTCCTGCTCGATGAAACCAAAACCCTTGCTGTCATTGAACCACTTAACTACACCTTTAGCCATTACGACTTCTCCTGTTACTACTCTTTCGTGATAAGCGGGACCATCCCCGGCACAGGTAAAGAGTTTATGCACGGGTCTGGTCCCTGTCAAGCGCTTTTGTTAGATTTCTTTCTTATTTCTCGAACTCCATTTCGGCCATCCGCTTGTACAGATCGAAGCGGCGTGCAGTGAGTTCCGAGGAGCGCGCCATGAGTGCAGCGGCGGCGTCCGGGTTGTTCTTCTTCAGTACGCGGTAGCGGTTCTCGCCGTAGGCGTACTCCTCGAGAGAGATGCTCGGGTCCTTGCTGTCGAGGACGAGCGGGTTCTTGCCCTGCTCGGCGAGCTCCGGGTTGTAGCGGACCAGCGGCCAGTGGCCGGAGGCAACCGCGCGCTTCTGGGTCTCTACCGCGGTGGCCATGTCGATGCCGTGCGCGATGCAGTGGCTGTACGCGAGGATGAGGGACGGGCCGTCGTAGGCCTCCGCCTCGATGAACGCCTTGACGCACTGTGCCGGGTTGGAGAGGGAGACCTTGGCGACGTACACGTTGCCGTAGGCCATGGCGATCATGCCGAGGTCCTTCTTGGCCTGCGGCTTGCCGCC is a genomic window of Geomonas ferrireducens containing:
- a CDS encoding pentapeptide repeat-containing protein, translating into MNRPFAAHIARITLAAWLAATYPVLALGADAPAPAPAKEAPTKDSAAKESAEAQTLKAAEAKLAALAREVESGKSAAQVSKKKGGKKQVKGKKKKVTKGKKSAKGKGGGAAVNAKVTNRRMTQPEVQRILSSTRDFSGADLSGLNLVGYDLAGAKFNRTNLQSANLERANLAETDLELADLTGANLRGASLNQARLRGTRMAGAKLDGALWTDKTICRPGSVGTCIE
- a CDS encoding cold-shock protein; protein product: MAKGVVKWFNDSKGFGFIEQENGEDVFVHFSAIQSDGFKSLAEGDSVTFDVQQGPKGLQAANVVRI
- the uvrA gene encoding excinuclease ABC subunit UvrA — its product is MATNKIIVKGACEHNLKCIDVEIPRDQLVVITGISGSGKSTLAFDTIYAEGQRRYVESLSAYARQFLEQMEKPDVESIEGLSPAISIEQKTTSKNPRSTVGTVTEIYDYLRLLFARIGKPHCYNCGRLITSQTVSQMVDQIAALPQGAKLTLLSPIVRGRKGEYKKELAQLRKDGFVRVVVDGETHDLAEEITLDKKKKHDIDIVVDRLVVKPGFEKRLADSLETALSHAEGIVKVALSEDESRGVKAETHLFSESAACIECGISYPEMTPRMFSFNNPYGACPDCTGLGTRMYLDAELVIPEPELSLADGAIAPWEKRFSGWYQQTLAALAKAYGFDMHAPFKSLSKKAKDVILNGSQGEQVEFWWIDETGKKHNYKKAFEGVLNNLERRHRESESEQVREELEKYMGVMPCPTCEGARLKKEALHVTVGERNIRQVTALSIKDSLAFFAALSLTDKEEDIARRILKEIRERLNFLVNVGLDYLSLDRSSGTLSGGEGQRIRLATQIGSSLVGVLYILDEPSIGLHQRDNGRLLSTLRHLRDIGNTVLVVEHDEETITEADWVIDMGPGAGVHGGEVVAEGTPAEIMANPHSLTGRYLSGALTIPIPKKRRKGHRFLHIEGAAENNLKNVSVDVPLGVMTCITGVSGSGKSSLIIDTLYKTLNQRLYKSREKAGAVRAIRGTEVLDKVINIDQSPIGRTPRSNPATYTGLFTEIREIFAQLPESKVRGYKPGRYSFNVKGGRCEACSGDGIIKIEMHFLPDVYVECEVCKGARYNRETLEVRFKGHSIAEVLDMTVSQALVFLEHIPRIRTKLQTLEEVGLGYIKLGQSATTLSGGEAQRVKLAKELSKRATGRTIYILDEPTTGLHFADIAKLLEVLHKLVEAGNTIVVIEHNLDVIKTADWIIDLGPEGGDRGGEIIAVGTPEQVARVERSYTGQYLAKMLP